A part of Ammospiza nelsoni isolate bAmmNel1 chromosome 9, bAmmNel1.pri, whole genome shotgun sequence genomic DNA contains:
- the LOC132077234 gene encoding mucin-2-like isoform X2 has product MEGTRRALLRLAAACCLLCALPAEGQQTAEALVSLSPFPSTAQTSLQPREASDVPPVTAAIPQPGLEKNATAATLSATGAQATEVEDAFIPTTPMAGSKAERLQASTTASPGDITVTHPEHDNMSLSANSSTEIPSPTLTASTLEGNQPSHEATEPFSTTEETDDASSATPTPPLNTGPATTNSSQSGLFDGQTPRPTAARSETKAGTSPVGATEESTVEPRTSSAPTSIVRSTSFATASSTVTVTPLVTSSTPASTAAIPTSMPTLAQSLEPRHEKTSVLDVGDDNSELPSLAGKARADPLVITVISVFIVMVAILALVGFLRYRQHNNRTEFRRLQDLPMVPLLPSKV; this is encoded by the exons CAGAGGGTCAGCAGACAGCAGAGGCCttggtgtcactgtcacctttTCCTAGCACAGCACAAACCTCGCTTCAGCCAAGGGAAGCCTCTGACGTGCCTCCAGTGACTGCTGCCATTCCTCAGCCAGGCCTGGAGAAAAACGCAACTGCTGCAACACTCAGTGCCACAGGGGCCCAAGCTACAGAGGTGGAGGATGCCTTCATCCCCACCACCCCCATGGCAGGCTCCAAGGCAGAGAGACTGCAGGCTTCTACCACTGCCAGTCCTGGGGACATCACAGTTACACATCCTGAGCATGACAACATGAGCTTGTCAGccaacagcagcactgaaatccCCTCCCCTACCCTGACTGCCAGCACTCTGGAAGGAAACCAGCCCAGCCATGAAGCCACAGAGCCTTTCAGCACAACTGAAGAGACGGATGATGCCAGCAGTGCAACCCCCACGCCTCCTCTGAACACTGGGCCGG CAACAACTAACAGCTCTCAGTCAGGGCTTTTTGATGGGCAGACCCCGAGGCCTACAGCAGCAAGGTCTGAAACCAAGGCAGGAACGAGCCCTGTGGGTGCCACAGAGGAGAGCACTGTGGAGCCCAGAAcctcctctgctcccacctccaTTGTACGGAGCACGTCCTTTGCTACTGCCTCCAGtactgtgacagtgacaccccTTGTGACCAGCTCCAcgcctgccagcacagctgccatcCCCACCAGCATGCCCACACTGGCACAGTCACTAGAGCCCAGGCATGAGAAGACTTCTGTGTTGGATGTTGGTGATGATAATTCAG AGCTCCCCAGTTTGGCCGGTAAAGCGAGGGCTGACCCCTTGGTGATCACTGTGATCTCCGTGTTCATTGTCATGGTGGCCATCCTGGCCCTGGTGGGATTCCTGCGCTACCGCCAGCACAACAACCGCACCGAGTTCCGGCGCCTGCAGGACCTGCCCATG GTCCCTCTCCTTCCATCCAAGGTTTGA
- the LOC132077234 gene encoding mucin-2-like isoform X1 — MEGTRRALLRLAAACCLLCALPAEGQQTAEALVSLSPFPSTAQTSLQPREASDVPPVTAAIPQPGLEKNATAATLSATGAQATEVEDAFIPTTPMAGSKAERLQASTTASPGDITVTHPEHDNMSLSANSSTEIPSPTLTASTLEGNQPSHEATEPFSTTEETDDASSATPTPPLNTGPATTNSSQSGLFDGQTPRPTAARSETKAGTSPVGATEESTVEPRTSSAPTSIVRSTSFATASSTVTVTPLVTSSTPASTAAIPTSMPTLAQSLEPRHEKTSVLDVGDDNSELPSLAGKARADPLVITVISVFIVMVAILALVGFLRYRQHNNRTEFRRLQDLPMDDMMEDTPLSLYSY; from the exons CAGAGGGTCAGCAGACAGCAGAGGCCttggtgtcactgtcacctttTCCTAGCACAGCACAAACCTCGCTTCAGCCAAGGGAAGCCTCTGACGTGCCTCCAGTGACTGCTGCCATTCCTCAGCCAGGCCTGGAGAAAAACGCAACTGCTGCAACACTCAGTGCCACAGGGGCCCAAGCTACAGAGGTGGAGGATGCCTTCATCCCCACCACCCCCATGGCAGGCTCCAAGGCAGAGAGACTGCAGGCTTCTACCACTGCCAGTCCTGGGGACATCACAGTTACACATCCTGAGCATGACAACATGAGCTTGTCAGccaacagcagcactgaaatccCCTCCCCTACCCTGACTGCCAGCACTCTGGAAGGAAACCAGCCCAGCCATGAAGCCACAGAGCCTTTCAGCACAACTGAAGAGACGGATGATGCCAGCAGTGCAACCCCCACGCCTCCTCTGAACACTGGGCCGG CAACAACTAACAGCTCTCAGTCAGGGCTTTTTGATGGGCAGACCCCGAGGCCTACAGCAGCAAGGTCTGAAACCAAGGCAGGAACGAGCCCTGTGGGTGCCACAGAGGAGAGCACTGTGGAGCCCAGAAcctcctctgctcccacctccaTTGTACGGAGCACGTCCTTTGCTACTGCCTCCAGtactgtgacagtgacaccccTTGTGACCAGCTCCAcgcctgccagcacagctgccatcCCCACCAGCATGCCCACACTGGCACAGTCACTAGAGCCCAGGCATGAGAAGACTTCTGTGTTGGATGTTGGTGATGATAATTCAG AGCTCCCCAGTTTGGCCGGTAAAGCGAGGGCTGACCCCTTGGTGATCACTGTGATCTCCGTGTTCATTGTCATGGTGGCCATCCTGGCCCTGGTGGGATTCCTGCGCTACCGCCAGCACAACAACCGCACCGAGTTCCGGCGCCTGCAGGACCTGCCCATG GATGACATGATGGAGGACACCCCTCTCTCCCTCTACAGCTACTAG